In Thermovirga lienii DSM 17291, the sequence GGGCATAGAATTTTCAAACTCGATTGGCCGTTATTGTTGGGAGCTCTCTGTGGAGGCATGACATCTACACCTGGTTTGGGAGCAGCAATAGAAGCAGTCAATAGCGATGAGCCTGTTTTAGGCTATGGGGCCACGTATCCTTTCGCTCTTTTCGGCATGGTGCTTTTTACCAAGATGATCTTTGTCTTGCCTGCTATATAAATAATCTGAGAGAAAGAGGTGAGCTAAATTGGAGCTTCATGAAAGAATAAGAAGTAAGGTTTTGAGAGAAAAAGTGGTATCGAAAGAGGAAGCGGCGAAATTCATCAAAGATGGAATGACCGTAGCATGTAGCGGTTTTACTCCAGCAGGCTATCCCAAGGTCGTACCTGAAATGATCGCCCAAAGAGCCCAGAAGGGTGAAAATATAAGACTAAACATCATTACGGGCGCCTCAACAGGAGATGAATTAGACGGAGTTCTCGCAAGAAGTGGCGTCATTAAGAAACGATACCCTTACCAAACAAACACCGACTGCAGAAACGGCATAAACTCGGGACAGATAGATTTTTGCGATATTCATTTGAGTCATTTGCCTCAATTTATAAAACTAGGATATCTAGGTAATATTGACATAGCCTTAGTAGAAGCTGTTGCCATCACAGAGGACGGCGGGATAGTTCCATCCACCTCTGTGGGAGCGACGAACACCTTCGTTCAAAAAGCAGACAAAGTAATAGTGGAAATAAATTTTGCCCAACCGCTGGATTTGGAAGGCCTTCACGATATATATGACCCTGGGGACCCTCCCTTAAGATCGCCAATACCTCTGTGCAGAGTTTCCGATAGAATAGGAATACCATATATCCCTTGTCCGAAAGAAAAAATTGTCGCAATTGTAATCTCAAACCGAAAGGATTCTACAAACCCCGTTGCGGAGATAGATAGAGATTCCAGGCTTATCGCAGGCCACATAATTGATTTTCTTGAATTTGAAATCAAAAAAGGAAGATTCCCCAAAAATTTACTCCCTCTACAATCCGGCGTAGGTAGTGTGGCCAATGCAGTACTAACCAACTTCAAAGAATCCCGTTTTGAAAATTTAGAGATATACTCAGAAGTCCTGCAAGACGCCGTGCTGGAGTTGATCGATACAGGAAAGGTATCCTTTGCATCTGGGACAGCCTTTACAATCTCTCCCTCAAAATTGGACCACTTTTATAAAAACTTAAAATTCTACAAGAACTACACCATCCTCAGACCCCAGGAGATAAGCAATAACCCTGAAGTAATTCGTCGCCTCGGAGTAATAGCAATGAACACTGCAATAGAAATAGATATATATGGCAACGTCAACTCTACTCATATAGGTGGATGCGCAATGATGAATGGAATCGGAGGGTCTGGTGACTTCACCAGAAACGCTGCATTGTCCATCTTTACAACTAAGTCTGTGGCCAAAGACGGCAATATATCCTCCATAGTACCCATGGTGTCCCATCATGATCACACCGAACATGATGTACACGTCGTCGTAACGGAACAAGGTTTAGCCGATCTGAGAGGCTTGAGCCCAAAAGAAAGGGTCAAACAAATAATCGGCAAATGCGCCCATCCAGATTTCAGGAAGGAATTATGGGATTACTACAGGAAAGCTCTTTTTTATGCCAAATATAAACATACTCCCCACATGTTAAATAGAGTTTTCGATTTACACAACTATATGGTTAAATATGGTACCATGAAACCCAAAGTCTGCTAAACCATTAAAGAAACCACACCTCATACAGGTCGTCTCCTTTCCTAGGCCGAGAAGGGTAACTTCTCGGCCTAAATAAATACCTCCCGCCCTAAATTTCGATCATTCCGAAGCCAATATCTCTTCATAACACTCCCTAAATTTATCCAAAGTGCATTCCTCTATAACTACGGATTTCTCACCCTTTACAGGAAGGACAAGCCTTGATTTGCCGTTGGTAAATTTCTTATCCTTTTCTATGAACGGAGCTATTTGCTCCCAGGTCAAATGGGACTTCACTGGAAGGCCCAAACCCTTCAGCAGGCTTTTGAGCCTGTTCAAGGTCTCTTCGTCACAAAGTCCCAACCTGCACGATAGGGTCGTAGCCACTACCAAACCGACGGAGACTGCGTCCCCGTGACTCCACTGGTATCCCGAGGCGCTCTCTATGCCGTGGGCCACAGTATGGCCAAGGTTTAGGCGCATCCTCTCCCCTGTTTTTTCCTGCTCGTCCATTTTGACTATGCTCTGCTTTATCGCCACGCACCTTGCTATGACCTCCACGAGAAAATCCAAGTCTCGCCTGACGAGGGCTTCTCTGTTGTTCTCCAGCAGCTTGAAAAGCTCCCAGTCCTCACCTAGGCCGTACTTGACGATCTCCGCAAGTCCCTGTCTATAGTTGTCCCAAGACAGAGTCAAGAGGCACTTGACGTCCGCTACAACTGCCCTTGGCCTGTAAAAGGCTCCAACAAGGTTTTTACCAAAAGGAAGGTTTACCCCCACCTTTCCACCTATGGAGCTATCCACCTGAGCAAGAAGGGTGGTAGGGCACTGAACCAAATGCACACCGCGCATCCAGGTAGCAGCGGCAAAACCCGCCACATCGCCCACGGAACCACCCCCTAGAGCTATTACGGTGCTTCCTCTGTCCAATCCTGCCTTGGCAAAGGCCTCATACAGTCCTTCCACATGCCTTAATGTCTTGGCCTCCTCACCTCTAGGCAGTATATAGAGCCCCTTCAGCGCCCCAAGCCTCCCTGAGAAAAAGGGACCGGAAAGCTCGTCGGCCACCACGAAAGGAAGATCCCCATCCCCCAACAAGCTCCTAAGCTTTTCTTCGCAGAGGATGCCTCTACCTATGAATATGCTGTCGTCTATTACCTCCTCAATTTTTGGAGCATCTTCATCAGTCAAAAGTCCCAAGCTCAAAAGGACCTCGTCCAGGATCTCCCCCACTGTTTTTCCGTCGGTCTCTATATGTAGGTTGCCCCCTTCATATATCTTCTGCCTCTCCCTCCAAAGTACCTCTACCTTTCCCTCGTCAAGCAATGGCCTTTTGCCCGGTTCGTTCTTCGCCCTTGCAATGGCCTCTTGTGGAGAAACTCCCAATATGACCAGGGTTCCTTCCTCCAGGATCTTACTCTTGAGGTCCTGATTCAAAAGGGTGCCCCCTCCAAGGGAGACAATGATATTGCCGGCATCCAAAAGATCAAGCAGGGTCTTTTTCTCCAGCTCCCTGAAGTAGGCTTCTCCTCTTTTTTTAAATATCTCAGCTACAGCCATGCCCTCCCTCTGCTCTATAAGAACGTCCAAATCAACGAAAGGCATACCCGTCCTCACGGATAAAGCCTTTCCCACCGTAGTTTTGCCTGCCGCCATGAA encodes:
- a CDS encoding succinate CoA transferase (PFAM: Acetyl-CoA hydrolase/transferase N-terminal domain~TIGRFAM: succinate CoA transferases~COGs: COG0427 Acetyl-CoA hydrolase~InterPro IPR003702: IPR017821~KEGG: aoe:Clos_0435 acetyl-CoA hydrolase~PFAM: acetyl-CoA hydrolase/transferase~PRIAM: Acetyl-CoA hydrolase~SPTR: Succinate CoA transferase;~TIGRFAM: succinate CoA transferase), whose amino-acid sequence is MELHERIRSKVLREKVVSKEEAAKFIKDGMTVACSGFTPAGYPKVVPEMIAQRAQKGENIRLNIITGASTGDELDGVLARSGVIKKRYPYQTNTDCRNGINSGQIDFCDIHLSHLPQFIKLGYLGNIDIALVEAVAITEDGGIVPSTSVGATNTFVQKADKVIVEINFAQPLDLEGLHDIYDPGDPPLRSPIPLCRVSDRIGIPYIPCPKEKIVAIVISNRKDSTNPVAEIDRDSRLIAGHIIDFLEFEIKKGRFPKNLLPLQSGVGSVANAVLTNFKESRFENLEIYSEVLQDAVLELIDTGKVSFASGTAFTISPSKLDHFYKNLKFYKNYTILRPQEISNNPEVIRRLGVIAMNTAIEIDIYGNVNSTHIGGCAMMNGIGGSGDFTRNAALSIFTTKSVAKDGNISSIVPMVSHHDHTEHDVHVVVTEQGLADLRGLSPKERVKQIIGKCAHPDFRKELWDYYRKALFYAKYKHTPHMLNRVFDLHNYMVKYGTMKPKVC
- a CDS encoding 3-dehydroquinate synthase (PFAM: 3-dehydroquinate synthase; Shikimate kinase~TIGRFAM: 3-dehydroquinate synthase~COGs: COG0337 3-dehydroquinate synthetase~InterPro IPR000623: IPR016037: IPR002658~KEGG: tai:Taci_1634 shikimate kinase., 3-dehydroquinate synthase~PFAM: 3-dehydroquinate synthase; shikimate kinase~PRIAM: Shikimate kinase., 3-dehydroquinate synthase~SPTR: 3-dehydroquinate synthase;~TIGRFAM: 3-dehydroquinate synthase), with protein sequence MKRPSIFIGGFMAAGKTTVGKALSVRTGMPFVDLDVLIEQREGMAVAEIFKKRGEAYFRELEKKTLLDLLDAGNIIVSLGGGTLLNQDLKSKILEEGTLVILGVSPQEAIARAKNEPGKRPLLDEGKVEVLWRERQKIYEGGNLHIETDGKTVGEILDEVLLSLGLLTDEDAPKIEEVIDDSIFIGRGILCEEKLRSLLGDGDLPFVVADELSGPFFSGRLGALKGLYILPRGEEAKTLRHVEGLYEAFAKAGLDRGSTVIALGGGSVGDVAGFAAATWMRGVHLVQCPTTLLAQVDSSIGGKVGVNLPFGKNLVGAFYRPRAVVADVKCLLTLSWDNYRQGLAEIVKYGLGEDWELFKLLENNREALVRRDLDFLVEVIARCVAIKQSIVKMDEQEKTGERMRLNLGHTVAHGIESASGYQWSHGDAVSVGLVVATTLSCRLGLCDEETLNRLKSLLKGLGLPVKSHLTWEQIAPFIEKDKKFTNGKSRLVLPVKGEKSVVIEECTLDKFRECYEEILASE